From bacterium:
TCTTGAAAGTCTTTCCCCTGAATCTAATATTTTTTTTGCCAGATGTAATGATTTATATAAAATCAGGGCGGATTTTCGTTCTTCTTTGCTCAAATAGGCATTTCTTGAGCTTAATGCCAGACCATCTTTGTCCCGAACAATAGGCATTATCACAAACTCGATGTCAAAATTCAAATCCTTAATCATCCGTTTAACGACTAAAGCCTGTTGATAATCCTTTTGTCCAAAATATGCGGTGTGCGGATTAACAATATTAAACAATTTTGTTACGACAGTCGTTACACCCTGAAAATGGCCGGGTCTAAATTTTCCACAAAGCCCTCTGGTTAATTTTTCTACATTGACAAAAGTTAAAGGTTTATCAGGATACATCTCCTCAACCTCGGGATAAAATATAATATCTACACCTGTTTTTTTAGCCAGTTCTACATCACAAGTAAAATCTTTTGGATAAGTCTGGTAATCCTCTCCCTCGACAAACTGAATAGGGTTGACAAAGATACTGATAATCACAACATCATTCTTCAGTTTAGCCTGACGCATTAAGGATAAATGTCCTTCATGTAATGCTCCCATCGTCGGCACAAAGCCTATTTTTTTACCCTGACGCCGAAGTTCATCACTTCTCTCTTTCATCTGTTTAATTTTATTAATTAATTCCATTTTGTTAACCTTTCGTAATCAGTAACCGTTCAGGGCTATACATTAGAAGTGTAAACAAGGAGAATTGGGGAAAAGGGAGAATTGGAGAAATATCTCAAACTTTTTCTTGCTCCACTCTTCGGACATCAATCC
This genomic window contains:
- the panC gene encoding pantoate--beta-alanine ligase; this translates as MELINKIKQMKERSDELRRQGKKIGFVPTMGALHEGHLSLMRQAKLKNDVVIISIFVNPIQFVEGEDYQTYPKDFTCDVELAKKTGVDIIFYPEVEEMYPDKPLTFVNVEKLTRGLCGKFRPGHFQGVTTVVTKLFNIVNPHTAYFGQKDYQQALVVKRMIKDLNFDIEFVIMPIVRDKDGLALSSRNAYLSKEERKSALILYKSLHLAKKILDSGERLSRNIILAMQELIQTEKLATIQYIEIVDSKTLEPVELIEKEVLIALAVKIGKTRLIDNIVTIHPVGK